Proteins from one Catenuloplanes atrovinosus genomic window:
- a CDS encoding branched-chain amino acid ABC transporter substrate-binding protein has translation MDSSIVGAIITAAATVLAAAYTARAARHGHPRPAAGPGVIEGGTASRWRPAAAFAVVSVVAGAATIAWSTGLIGPSRPGGEPATEVCGRRIAVLATMTGSRAAHGAAVHNGVRLAVDAHNAAHPGCPIDTLPVDQGDDVPTENVIAVVHGGFSAAVADSQATLRRTGIPLLAVAAADPVLTVPGTPNLLRLVGNTVQQAERDARYLDRRELDDRVTLVADGSGMARHAVTTLRRVLPDTAFDEVAVADASPAGIADAVALIRDSAPDAVYVHAPESVTAGLAARLRELGIPAPLVTPSGWPCDRGPGDPGVAGVVYLHTCPPTDHLAGTTDERARTFATDYRARFGDTPTGYAASAYDAATLILRAVSGGHTSGEALAGALRTLQGEGVSGGYRFTPDGDRHPDTLTHWSFDGTTGTTRAEG, from the coding sequence ATGGACAGCTCGATCGTCGGTGCGATCATCACAGCCGCGGCGACGGTGCTGGCCGCGGCCTATACCGCCAGGGCCGCCCGGCACGGCCATCCGCGGCCCGCCGCCGGGCCAGGGGTGATCGAGGGCGGCACCGCGTCCCGCTGGCGGCCCGCGGCCGCGTTCGCCGTGGTGTCCGTCGTGGCCGGAGCCGCGACGATCGCCTGGTCGACCGGGCTGATCGGCCCCTCGCGGCCCGGCGGGGAACCCGCGACCGAGGTCTGTGGCCGGCGGATCGCGGTGCTGGCCACCATGACCGGGTCGCGCGCCGCGCACGGCGCCGCGGTCCACAACGGCGTCCGGCTCGCGGTCGACGCGCACAACGCCGCGCACCCCGGCTGCCCGATCGACACGCTGCCGGTCGACCAGGGCGACGACGTCCCCACCGAGAACGTGATCGCGGTGGTGCACGGCGGCTTCTCCGCGGCCGTCGCCGACAGCCAGGCCACGCTGCGGCGGACCGGCATCCCGCTGCTGGCCGTCGCGGCCGCGGACCCGGTGCTCACCGTGCCCGGCACGCCCAACCTGTTGCGGCTGGTCGGCAACACCGTCCAGCAGGCCGAACGGGACGCCCGCTACCTGGACCGGCGCGAGCTGGACGACCGGGTGACGCTGGTGGCGGACGGCTCCGGCATGGCCCGGCACGCGGTCACCACGCTCCGCCGGGTGCTGCCGGACACCGCGTTCGACGAGGTGGCCGTCGCCGACGCGAGCCCGGCCGGGATCGCCGACGCGGTCGCGCTGATCCGTGACTCCGCCCCGGACGCGGTCTACGTGCACGCGCCGGAGAGCGTCACCGCCGGGCTCGCCGCCCGCCTGCGCGAGCTCGGAATCCCGGCGCCGCTGGTGACCCCGAGCGGCTGGCCGTGCGACCGCGGCCCCGGCGACCCGGGCGTGGCCGGCGTGGTCTATCTGCACACCTGCCCGCCCACCGACCACCTCGCCGGCACCACCGACGAGCGCGCCCGCACGTTCGCCACGGACTATCGGGCGCGCTTCGGCGACACCCCGACCGGATACGCCGCGAGCGCGTACGACGCGGCCACGCTGATCCTGCGCGCGGTGTCCGGCGGCCACACCTCCGGCGAGGCGCTGGCCGGCGCGCTCCGCACGCTGCAGGGGGAGGGTGTGTCCGGCGGCTACCGCTTCACGCCGGACGGCGACCGGCACCCGGACACGCTCACCCACTGGTCGTTCGACGGCACCACCGGCACGACCCGGGCCGAGGGCTGA
- a CDS encoding CG0192-related protein, whose translation MAILHKAQLVPTKLELLNAWLPGRSWYAGPPSAAIEKVAAFRFDDPAGAVGVEAMLVRHRDGGPLHHVPLTYRGAPLAGADEHLLGTLEHSVLGTRWIYDAAGDPVYATALAHAVLTGAGNAEEIVEGVTRPSDCRAKGTGTASQAPAVHARPAVKDGDPTVITAGGLTLTIARVVDTSGAVPAWADGLERLEAETGGVPFTLATAHI comes from the coding sequence ATGGCGATCCTTCACAAGGCGCAACTCGTACCCACGAAGCTCGAACTGCTGAATGCCTGGCTGCCGGGGCGGTCCTGGTACGCCGGCCCGCCGAGCGCGGCGATCGAGAAGGTGGCCGCGTTCCGGTTCGACGATCCGGCGGGCGCGGTGGGCGTCGAGGCGATGCTGGTGCGGCACCGGGACGGCGGGCCGCTGCATCACGTGCCGCTCACCTATCGGGGCGCGCCGCTGGCCGGCGCGGACGAGCATCTGCTGGGCACGTTGGAGCACTCCGTGCTGGGCACCCGGTGGATCTACGACGCGGCCGGTGACCCGGTCTACGCCACCGCGCTGGCGCACGCGGTGCTGACCGGCGCGGGCAACGCGGAGGAGATCGTCGAGGGCGTGACGCGCCCGTCCGACTGCCGGGCGAAGGGCACCGGCACCGCGTCGCAGGCGCCCGCGGTGCACGCGCGCCCGGCCGTCAAGGACGGTGACCCGACGGTGATCACGGCCGGCGGGCTGACGCTGACGATCGCCCGCGTGGTGGACACCTCCGGCGCGGTCCCGGCGTGGGCGGACGGGCTGGAGCGCCTGGAGGCGGAGACCGGCGGCGTCCCGTTCACGCTGGCGACCGCGCACATCTGA
- a CDS encoding LacI family DNA-binding transcriptional regulator, which translates to MTAARERPTLEAVARRAGVSRATVSRVVNGSTTVAEDIQEKVRLAVREMGYVPNQAARSLVTQRTDSIALILPEMPNRVFSDDQFFPGIIRGVSQELEAGDRQLVLMLAGSTAGHSRVERYAMAGHVDGVMFASMHGADPLPAALAALGIPVVCSGRPLQRDSGVPYVDVDHIEGVSSAMRYLLASGRTRIATIAGPQDMIAGIDRLTAYREAVEADGQTPRIAYGDFTRESGAVAMRELLDADPDLDAVFIASDLMAHGALRTLRASGRRVPDDVAVVGFDDIEIAQFTDPPLTTVRQPIVDLGRQIARQMLIILAGEPVPPAVLLPTELIVRESA; encoded by the coding sequence GTGACGGCGGCTCGGGAGCGTCCGACGTTGGAGGCCGTGGCCCGCCGGGCCGGTGTGTCGCGGGCGACCGTGTCCCGCGTCGTGAACGGCTCCACCACCGTCGCGGAGGACATCCAGGAGAAGGTCCGGCTCGCCGTCCGCGAGATGGGCTACGTGCCCAACCAGGCCGCCCGCAGCCTGGTCACCCAGCGCACCGACTCGATCGCGCTGATCCTGCCGGAGATGCCCAACCGGGTCTTCTCCGACGACCAGTTCTTCCCCGGCATCATCCGCGGCGTCAGCCAGGAACTCGAGGCCGGCGACCGTCAGCTGGTCCTGATGCTGGCCGGTTCCACCGCCGGCCACAGCCGCGTCGAGCGGTACGCGATGGCCGGCCACGTCGACGGCGTCATGTTCGCCTCCATGCACGGCGCCGACCCGCTGCCCGCCGCGCTGGCCGCGCTCGGCATCCCGGTGGTGTGCAGCGGGCGCCCGCTGCAACGCGACAGCGGCGTGCCCTATGTGGACGTCGACCACATCGAGGGTGTCTCCTCCGCCATGCGGTACCTGCTGGCGTCCGGCCGCACGCGCATCGCCACCATCGCCGGCCCGCAGGACATGATCGCCGGCATCGACCGCCTGACCGCCTACCGCGAGGCCGTCGAGGCCGACGGCCAGACCCCGCGCATCGCCTACGGCGACTTCACCCGCGAGTCCGGCGCCGTCGCCATGCGCGAGCTGCTCGACGCCGACCCCGACCTCGACGCGGTCTTCATCGCCTCCGACCTGATGGCCCACGGCGCCCTTCGCACGCTGCGCGCCTCCGGCCGCCGCGTCCCCGACGACGTCGCCGTGGTCGGCTTCGACGACATCGAGATCGCCCAGTTCACCGACCCACCCCTGACCACGGTCCGCCAGCCCATCGTCGACCTCGGCCGCCAGATCGCCCGCCAGATGCTCATCATCCTCGCCGGCGAGCCCGTCCCACCCGCGGTCCTCCTCCCCACGGAACTGATCGTCCGCGAGTCGGCATAA